A genomic window from Methanobrevibacter sp. TLL-48-HuF1 includes:
- a CDS encoding radical SAM/SPASM domain-containing protein, producing the protein MESENEMDMEKLVKTFQHIVNNKLSKKLLNKSLKYCDKCGKSRLQSSLDYYLGKQDDICFKCKASYEVISKIIHSALKSFETSEESFIRAMQDDYWELGLISTFKGLAKFGAVKPFTPGAPYQIVWNITKACNFRCIHCYENAGKKDENELSSEEILDGIDRLADLGVASIAFSGGEPSIHPDIKKFIKHATDRGMYVSMATNGYIFNNYETAKEFSDLGLKFVQISLDGLNPKTHDEFRQVKGSWEHAVNAIKNFNKTDTFVEVSTTVTKKNKDEIPEMIDFLADLKVGWFMLYNFIPTGKGADIKEVDLSPDERLEILELIYEKNGIEDMQILSTAPQFADVVTHTYDNKEMIPTHFYNVEYQNPAMMQLAEFVGGCGAGRFYMSVEPDGKIYPCVFFPHDKEVCLGNINDDLNDLWLNNELLKVFRDKDILEGHCGECESRYICGGCRARAYNYFHDIKYGDPGCVKNMKEWEEI; encoded by the coding sequence ATGGAATCTGAAAATGAGATGGATATGGAAAAATTAGTAAAAACATTTCAACATATTGTCAATAATAAATTATCTAAAAAATTATTAAACAAATCCTTAAAGTACTGTGATAAATGCGGTAAAAGCAGATTGCAATCTTCATTAGACTATTATTTAGGTAAACAAGATGATATATGTTTTAAATGTAAAGCAAGTTATGAAGTAATTTCTAAAATTATTCACAGTGCATTAAAAAGTTTTGAAACTTCTGAAGAAAGTTTTATAAGAGCTATGCAGGATGATTATTGGGAACTTGGTTTAATCAGTACATTTAAAGGATTAGCTAAATTTGGAGCTGTAAAACCATTTACTCCAGGAGCTCCTTACCAAATTGTTTGGAACATAACAAAAGCATGTAATTTCAGATGTATTCATTGTTATGAAAATGCTGGTAAAAAAGATGAAAATGAATTATCTTCTGAAGAAATTCTAGATGGAATTGATAGACTAGCTGATTTAGGAGTAGCTTCAATTGCTTTTAGTGGTGGAGAACCGTCAATACATCCAGATATTAAGAAATTCATTAAACATGCAACAGATAGAGGTATGTATGTTAGTATGGCAACTAATGGATATATCTTTAATAATTATGAAACAGCAAAAGAATTTTCAGATTTAGGTTTGAAATTTGTACAAATAAGTTTAGATGGATTAAATCCTAAAACACATGATGAATTCCGTCAAGTTAAAGGATCATGGGAACATGCCGTAAATGCTATTAAAAACTTTAACAAAACAGATACTTTTGTAGAAGTATCTACAACTGTAACTAAAAAGAATAAAGATGAAATTCCTGAAATGATTGACTTTTTAGCTGATTTAAAAGTTGGATGGTTTATGTTATATAATTTTATACCAACAGGAAAAGGTGCAGATATTAAAGAAGTAGATTTAAGTCCAGATGAAAGACTTGAAATACTTGAATTAATTTATGAGAAAAATGGTATAGAAGATATGCAAATACTATCTACAGCTCCACAATTTGCGGATGTTGTAACTCATACTTATGATAATAAAGAAATGATTCCAACACATTTCTATAATGTAGAATATCAAAATCCAGCAATGATGCAACTTGCAGAGTTTGTAGGCGGATGTGGTGCTGGAAGATTTTATATGAGTGTAGAACCTGATGGAAAAATATATCCTTGTGTTTTCTTCCCACATGATAAAGAAGTTTGTTTAGGAAATATAAATGATGATTTAAATGATTTATGGCTTAATAATGAACTTTTAAAAGTATTCAGAGATAAAGATATACTTGAAGGACATTGTGGAGAATGTGAATCTCGTTATATTTGTGGAGGATGTAGAGCAAGAGCTTACAATTATTTCCATGACATTAAATATGGGGATCCGGGTTGTGTTAAAAACATGAAAGAATGGGAAGAAATATAA
- a CDS encoding SHOCT domain-containing protein gives MHLFEANIHISAAEELLKWYDLLEKGIITPEEFEKKKRELI, from the coding sequence TTGCATCTTTTTGAAGCAAACATACATATTAGTGCTGCTGAAGAATTATTAAAATGGTATGATTTATTAGAAAAAGGAATTATAACTCCTGAAGAATTTGAAAAAAAGAAAAGAGAATTAATATGA
- a CDS encoding ion channel: MKYTEKIIESSVLLLVIIDMILLLILTFSNVSQHVEQKIIYFDLFVCFILWIDFIYNLYKSNDKKQFLKENWLTVIAIIPLDYFFLRWFRFIRIIRLIRFSRVLLFLKGWGHSFVYFIKSTNLDKLIYVVIIFVVISSIAILFIEDSVTNLIDAFWYIIVTLTSVGYGDITPHSIIGKVISYFVILLGIIFFSTLTAAISSIYVSKITDDSEKDLNSKIDELKEENKKLENKIDELKEIIMKNN, translated from the coding sequence ATGAAATATACAGAAAAAATAATTGAATCATCAGTATTGTTGTTAGTAATAATTGATATGATATTATTATTAATATTGACTTTTTCCAATGTTTCTCAACATGTAGAGCAGAAAATTATTTACTTTGATTTATTTGTTTGTTTCATTTTATGGATTGATTTTATATATAACTTATATAAATCAAATGATAAAAAACAATTTTTAAAAGAAAACTGGTTGACTGTTATCGCAATAATACCTTTAGACTATTTTTTCTTAAGATGGTTCAGATTCATAAGAATAATACGTTTAATAAGATTCAGCAGAGTATTACTCTTTTTAAAAGGATGGGGACATTCATTTGTTTATTTTATCAAATCAACAAACTTGGATAAATTGATATATGTTGTGATAATATTTGTTGTAATTTCATCTATTGCTATATTATTTATTGAAGATTCAGTTACAAATTTAATTGATGCATTTTGGTATATTATTGTAACATTAACAAGTGTTGGTTATGGAGATATAACTCCACATTCAATAATAGGAAAAGTAATTTCATATTTTGTCATATTATTAGGAATTATTTTTTTCAGCACATTAACTGCAGCTATATCATCCATATATGTGAGTAAAATAACTGATGATTCTGAAAAAGATTTGAATAGTAAAATTGATGAACTTAAAGAAGAAAATAAAAAATTAGAAAATAAAATTGATGAATTAAAAGAGATTATAATGAAAAATAATTAA
- a CDS encoding phage minor head protein, whose amino-acid sequence MIKTSEQIETDKLLLSCTGLWEEFRINKTKDPISVQEYYNLISNLLDKQLNHSRMWLSSPRAKEYYYAEMQRQKEILQSLDMEWDDLLEQSYESVDDLIERVYELGKQKGYNDIKQKLVFTDTDKEALDFVRQYNFHLIKKLSDDLRGSVKKTITQAVATGENPYSLANKIIELGVKPLEGSTLSAKQRAVMIAKTEVSRAQNTGILQSYVNEGYTEVTILTAEDSNVCSLCLDNAYLFNKSEDKVYHPGLKDNVHRISDLDEDSMLPLHPNCRCTYLSVWDSRDSDVEPYTVNLTPLSNDELNILRNLFSNGKLNNEKDLWEYDYKGIRNSLSKEEFEKRLSGFMDSKTISILTEDLFNFQKNVHFINIEHGWAITNKGTVSGIFSNGANKEVALSTTFLEIAKEDKGILYLIHNHPKSNPPLPSSDDLAYFTSLEIKYGLVTNEEGTFILKNNKSSQNKDKYKEIYELGVKIEDKMKEHFSTDTGMVPPPTLYEGKPVKEYTSEELKYFKERDKYVNEHKNKYKKLYEDELSDYGFEIEFLY is encoded by the coding sequence ATGATTAAAACAAGTGAACAGATAGAAACAGATAAATTATTATTATCATGTACTGGTTTATGGGAAGAATTCCGTATAAACAAAACTAAAGACCCCATAAGTGTACAAGAATATTATAATTTGATAAGTAACTTACTTGACAAGCAATTAAACCATAGTAGAATGTGGTTATCATCACCACGGGCTAAAGAGTATTATTATGCGGAAATGCAAAGACAAAAAGAAATACTCCAAAGTTTGGATATGGAATGGGATGATTTATTAGAGCAGAGCTATGAAAGTGTTGATGATTTAATCGAACGAGTATATGAATTAGGTAAACAGAAAGGATACAATGACATTAAACAGAAACTCGTATTCACTGATACTGACAAGGAAGCATTAGACTTTGTAAGACAATACAATTTTCATTTAATAAAGAAATTAAGTGATGATTTACGAGGCAGTGTTAAAAAAACAATTACTCAAGCTGTAGCTACTGGTGAAAACCCATATAGTTTAGCTAACAAAATAATTGAATTAGGAGTAAAACCTTTAGAAGGTAGTACTTTAAGTGCTAAACAAAGAGCAGTAATGATTGCTAAAACAGAAGTTAGCAGAGCACAAAACACAGGTATTTTACAATCCTATGTTAATGAAGGCTATACTGAAGTTACTATTCTAACTGCTGAAGATAGTAATGTTTGTAGTTTATGTTTGGATAATGCTTACTTATTTAATAAAAGTGAAGATAAGGTTTATCATCCTGGTTTAAAAGATAATGTGCATCGTATAAGTGATTTGGATGAGGATAGTATGTTGCCTTTGCACCCTAATTGCCGTTGTACTTATTTGAGTGTGTGGGATAGTAGAGATAGTGATGTTGAACCATACACAGTTAACTTAACACCATTATCAAATGATGAACTTAATATTTTAAGAAATCTTTTCTCAAATGGGAAATTAAACAATGAAAAAGATTTATGGGAATATGATTACAAAGGAATTAGAAATTCTTTATCTAAAGAAGAATTTGAAAAAAGACTTTCAGGATTTATGGATTCAAAGACTATAAGCATTTTAACTGAGGATTTATTTAATTTTCAAAAGAATGTTCATTTTATTAATATTGAGCATGGTTGGGCAATAACAAATAAAGGAACTGTATCAGGGATTTTTTCAAATGGGGCGAATAAAGAAGTAGCTTTATCTACTACTTTTTTAGAAATTGCAAAGGAAGATAAAGGTATTTTATATTTAATTCATAATCATCCAAAATCAAACCCCCCATTACCTTCTTCTGATGATTTAGCTTATTTTACTTCATTAGAAATAAAATATGGTTTAGTAACAAATGAAGAAGGTACTTTTATTCTTAAAAACAATAAATCTTCACAAAATAAAGACAAATATAAAGAAATCTATGAACTTGGTGTAAAGATTGAAGATAAAATGAAAGAGCATTTTTCTACTGATACAGGTATGGTTCCTCCGCCTACTTTGTATGAGGGTAAACCTGTTAAGGAATATACTTCTGAAGAGTTAAAATATTTTAAAGAAAGAGATAAATATGTTAATGAACATAAAAATAAATATAAAAAATTATATGAAGATGAATTATCAGATTATGGTTTTGAAATTGAATTTTTATATTAG
- a CDS encoding phage portal protein, whose protein sequence is MPPAVIGIVETAHLGSGTGDSQEKSFNNTLSGDCKIIENAFNKVLGRSGFKEVFEYNHMDLENKLTRAQIEDIQLKNGVKSINEVRLDYGLNPVDWGELPLNQNLNMSPNVDLQVKSLQKALTMERLRREYD, encoded by the coding sequence GTGCCTCCTGCTGTGATAGGTATTGTTGAAACAGCACACTTAGGTAGTGGTACAGGGGATAGTCAAGAAAAATCTTTTAATAATACTTTGTCCGGGGATTGTAAGATTATTGAAAATGCTTTTAATAAAGTATTAGGCAGGTCTGGGTTTAAAGAGGTTTTTGAGTATAACCATATGGATTTGGAGAATAAGTTGACTCGTGCTCAGATAGAGGATATTCAGTTGAAGAACGGTGTTAAATCTATTAACGAGGTTCGTTTGGATTATGGTTTGAATCCTGTGGATTGGGGTGAGTTACCTTTAAACCAAAACCTAAACATGAGTCCTAATGTGGATTTACAAGTTAAAAGTCTGCAAAAAGCTTTGACTATGGAAAGGTTAAGGCGAGAATATGATTAA
- the cas1 gene encoding CRISPR-associated endonuclease Cas1, translated as MKLIIDGYNKTLRKKDNQIVVMEKDNEIYRISANKVSDITIMAKGHITFDALNLMAKNNIKLISINYFGQINYILESPNQNNIVLKKLQYQASENHKGLLISKEFITSKMKNQKSTIKTLNKNKKIKEVKIIENKIKQNIKDFKNFKISLNDNIFTSKNKIMGFEGIASVNYWEAVSLLLPDEINFKNRNQKPENDVVNSMLNYGYAILASEIAKNIVTLGLDPYCGLLHADLKRRQSLIFDLIEEFRQQIVDKTVFKLINTNQINETNIDKRNNSLKLESRNLLAGEIMAKIHSDLTFENEKVTYAKIIENQTKKLVNSLLNNTEYSGFYLNW; from the coding sequence ATGAAATTGATAATTGATGGCTACAATAAAACACTAAGAAAAAAAGACAATCAAATAGTAGTCATGGAAAAAGACAATGAGATATATAGAATTTCTGCAAACAAAGTATCAGATATAACTATAATGGCTAAAGGCCATATAACATTCGATGCATTAAATCTTATGGCAAAAAACAATATTAAATTAATTAGTATCAACTACTTTGGTCAAATCAACTATATTTTAGAGTCTCCAAATCAGAACAATATTGTTTTAAAAAAATTACAATATCAAGCTAGTGAAAATCATAAAGGGCTTTTAATTTCAAAAGAATTTATAACATCTAAAATGAAAAACCAAAAATCAACAATTAAAACATTAAATAAAAATAAAAAAATCAAAGAAGTTAAAATAATTGAAAATAAAATTAAACAAAACATAAAAGATTTCAAAAACTTTAAAATAAGTCTAAATGATAATATATTCACATCTAAAAATAAAATAATGGGATTTGAAGGAATAGCTTCTGTTAATTACTGGGAAGCAGTAAGTTTGCTGCTGCCTGATGAAATCAATTTCAAAAACAGAAATCAAAAACCAGAAAATGATGTTGTAAATTCTATGCTAAATTATGGATATGCAATACTTGCTTCAGAAATTGCAAAAAATATTGTAACATTAGGGCTTGATCCATACTGCGGATTATTGCATGCAGATTTAAAAAGAAGACAAAGCTTAATTTTTGATTTAATAGAAGAATTTAGACAACAAATCGTTGATAAAACAGTGTTCAAATTAATAAACACCAACCAAATCAACGAAACAAACATTGATAAAAGAAACAATTCATTAAAATTAGAATCAAGAAACTTATTAGCCGGCGAAATAATGGCCAAAATTCATAGTGATTTAACTTTTGAAAATGAAAAAGTAACTTATGCTAAAATCATTGAAAATCAAACAAAAAAATTAGTAAATTCATTACTTAATAATACAGAATATAGTGGGTTTTATTTAAACTGGTAA
- the cas2 gene encoding CRISPR-associated endonuclease Cas2 produces the protein MIKLKILVLFNLKFKKDILKLKRILNYNAFKQISEKTYIGNLDNNEILILKEKISKIPDENGFIIIIPICGTCYNKITYFGKEINLEEEKYKIL, from the coding sequence GTGATAAAATTGAAAATTCTAGTTTTATTTAATTTAAAATTCAAAAAAGATATTTTAAAACTTAAAAGAATCTTAAACTACAATGCATTTAAACAAATAAGTGAAAAAACATATATTGGAAATTTGGATAATAATGAAATACTTATTTTAAAAGAAAAAATATCAAAAATACCTGATGAAAACGGGTTTATAATTATAATTCCAATATGTGGGACATGTTATAATAAAATCACATATTTTGGAAAAGAAATAAATCTAGAAGAAGAAAAATATAAGATATTATGA